In the genome of Quercus robur chromosome 3, dhQueRobu3.1, whole genome shotgun sequence, one region contains:
- the LOC126717669 gene encoding cell number regulator 2-like has protein sequence MASDRTWSTGVFDCSSDWHSCCLTCWCPCVAFGRISEILDKGSSYCCVNGTLYTLLGILHVSSPFRPFYSCCYRTKLREQYLSGENHCNDFWIHCFCHGCALCQEYRELQNRGFDMSAGWKGNPHMHNKAVSMAPVVEGEMKR, from the exons ATGGCGAGTGATCGAACCTGGTCAACCGGCGTCTTTGACTGTAGCTCTGACTGGCATAGCT GTTGTTTGACATGCTGGTGTCCATGCGTTGCTTTTGGCCGCATCTCGGAGATTCTAGATAAAGGATCATCCT ATTGTTGCGTAAATGGGACGCTTTATACACTGCTCGGTATTTTACATGTTTCTTCTCCTTTTCGACCCTTCTATTCATGCTGTTATCGTACAAAACTGAGAGAGCAATACTTGTCGGGGGAGAATCATTGTAATGACTTTTGGATTCATTGCTTCTGCCATGGTTGTGCCTTATGCCAAGAGTATCGTGAGCTCCAAAATCGCGGTTTCGACATGTCTGCTG GATGGAAAGGGAATCCGCACATGCACAATAAAGCAGTGTCGATGGCTCCAGTTGTGGAAGGAGAGATGAAGCGTTAG